From the genome of Trichosurus vulpecula isolate mTriVul1 chromosome X, mTriVul1.pri, whole genome shotgun sequence:
CAGCACATTATTATGGTTAAATACTGCATAAATACTGCCTCAGAATGAAAATGCATGTTATAAAATTGATGTTTTCAACAATGGCATAAAATTGCACCTTTTAATTAATGTTAGTCAAGTAGGACTAGAATAATCCTATCTGCTAAAACTGTCCTAAAGAACTTCTAAACATTTACTGTCATTTAAGGTTGTGTTCtttgaaccattttttttttttaaaacttttaaagaaactCCTAAAACATTAAGGAAAAATAGTGCTGAACTGCAACACTATTGCTGCATCCATTTTCTCCCAAATCCACATTAGATGCAGACTTTTGCAAACTGTGCCATCCAGAACATTCAATGTAGCGTCAGGCAAAAGGGATATTATCTATATCACCCCACCCTTACTCTCAGCTATGGAATATTGCCCCTGACCTCTTCACTTAATGCTAGCTTTTAAACAACCTATCTAATAACAAAATAGGTTAGCAGCTCTGAAACTCAGCTTTGAAAAGTACTGAATTAACCTAAAAGGCTTCTGAATGaaatgcttttaaaggaaaactcCATTTCTGGAGAGCCATTCCAGGTATTACAGAAAAACCCAATGACTAAGTCATCACTGATCAGTGCCATCCTTCCTACCTCCGCCTTCCCAACCCCCAAATTGCATAAGATGTGCAGCTTGGTTGTTCTATTAAAGTGTTACTGACCTCCCAATCCCAGCACCGTGGAGGAGAGTGATGTTTCGAATCAACCAAATAGCACCGTTAagttctctctctgccccctcctgCCTAACAATGCATATAATACTATGGAATAAACATTCAGCAGTCTGTCTGAACCACCGTCTATGGTGTTTGAGCTGTGGTGAGCAACTCTCAGGGCTAGCAGATTACTGGTAACCCTAATACTTTTTTAAGACTTTTAATACAAAGGATGTAAGGTTATGATTTAAGAAACAGCTcatgaggttttctttttctccaattaATGTATTCCAGTCTCTAAActcctttcttattttatatatatatatgtatatatatatatatatatatacgcacatatgcatatatatatcattttatataatgGTCTCTTTATGGTGTCTCATtatatgttgatttttttctgatgGCCTACGGAATCCCTTTCTGCAGTAGTCACATCTGTGTGGGTAGTCTTTTGTATGTATGGAGATAACATGTCGCTTAAAGCCAGAGGCATCTGTAGTACTGTAGTTACAATACTGACACTGATAAATTTTCCTTCCACTATGGGTCTTCATGTGCTTCTTAAGTTCAGCTTGCTGCCTAAATCCTTTCTTGcactttttacattttaaagaaaggtCTCGGGTATGAACAGAGAGGATGTGGCCACTGAGCACAAAAGGATCAGGTGTTTTAAATTCACAGTGTCTACACTGGTGGACTTTTTGACCTTTATGGCTTTCACCATGCTTTTTGAGCTCTGAAGGTCGGTGAAAGCCCTTTTCACACACTTCACATTTATGAGGGAAATCTTTAGTATGGACAGAAATGATATGTCGCTTAAGGTCACTTGAATTGGTGCTCTTATGGTCACAATGAGGGCACTGGTGTGTTTTATGTCCTTGGAATAATTCCAAGTGCTGCTGAAGCTCAGCTTTCTCAGAGAAAGCTTGGGGACAGTGCTCACACTTATATGGTAAGACAGTGCCGTGTCTGGCTCTCATGTGAGTTTTCAGATTTGACTGATCAGCACACCGGAAGATACAGTGGTGACAATGGTATGGCTTTTCCCCTGTATGGGTCCTCATGTGCTTCTTAAGTTCAGAGGGGTGCCGGAATCCCTTCCCACAATCAACACAAATATGAGGAAAATGTTTGCTATGAACTGCAAGCAAATGTCTATTCAGCAATCCTTGCTGTACAGTTTCATAGTCACAATATTTGCATTTATAAATTTTAGATTCTTTGTCTCTTAATATAAGTTTATTTGAACTCAATGGACTAGCTTCTTTGTATCTTTTTGTGTATTCTGTAAGTTCCAGGGTCTTATTATCAACTTTATTCATAAGCTTATGGCTTTCTAAGTGGTTATGAAAACTTGTTTTCTTACTAGTTGTGAAGTCACAATCTGTACATTGgtattttttcttgattacatgATCAGGATGATTCTTCATGTGTCTTTTCAAGAATCCTCTGGATTTAAACTTCTTCCCACAAATATAGCAAGGGTATACAGTCAAGGGCTGCCCATCAGGACCAATTATAATcgctgaattaaaaaaataaagttgtgaCAACAGTTCAACAAAGGATTTGAAGATAGGTAGCACTGCAAATATTAGCTGAAATTCCCTATACACTCAGTATCAGGGGTGGTGGGGGAGGCCTGCTAGAGAGATCCTTCCTTAAGGGAAATGGCTATTTTTAAAGCAGTTTCTAACTAATGTGGTGTGCTGGCCAAACACATCACACCCTCCATGCAGGAAGTCACCAgcctaaatgttttctttttaaaaggccATGGAGTGAAGCGCAAGCAAGCACTACCAGTCACACAATGAAAAGACACAGTGACCTCCACCACACAAAAAATAAGTAAGTGGAGAGAGAATGACTTACATGCTCAAGGATTTTTTTCATGAATTATTATTCAAATAGTCACTGCTATAGAGAGATTTTTTATGTTTTCCACAGCACTTTACATATGCTGTCTCCTTGGTACCTCCCAATGATGCTACCGAAGGGGAAGCTACAGGTATCAGTACATCATTTGCGAGCTGCTTaaatgaggtccagagacatTGACTGACTGGCTCCCAGCCACACAGCTAGGAGAGTGCTAGAGGTAGGATGGCAGGCTCCCCTGACTTGGAGCCCTTTTCCAACTCACAGTGCCCAGTATTTTACCTGTTGGCCATAGCCTGCTTTCTCCCCGTTTCCTTTTCTTGGACTTCTGCTTAAGTGCCTTATTTGAGTTAACACTGTCACAAATCTGAAGGTGCTGTGATGGAgtaacatctttattttctaaTCTGGTCTCCAAATTATTGCCTGAAAAAATTGAAAGACAATTAAGCTGTATATGGTGATTTTCTAATATGTTTTGGTCAAATGTATTAGCGGATATTAGCAGGTTACCATTTCGAGAAGTTGAACAAAAGCATCACATACACAACATTTGAAGTCAACCTAaaactaccccacccccaccttgaaATGGAATCTGCTCATACATTGAAGGTGAAATGAAAAAATCCTACTGAGCCTAGGCCCACTCCTCTCTGCAACAACTCTAAAAGCTAGGCCAGAACCTCAGCCTACCTACACAcacacctacctacctacctacctaccagtAAAGACCAACCAAAAAATCCAAAAGGAAGAGGCAATGAAAGGTGTGGCAGACAATCTCCCCCTTGTCTTATGTGCCAAAGCactcaggatgactggaaaagCTTCAAATAAAACCAGTTCAGCTGTGTAGGTTTAGGTGTGCTTCCTGATTTAGTGCTGCCAGCAGCACAACAGTCTGTCTCTGTCAATCTGTCTCTCCCACATGCAGAAAAAGGCTCTATGTTATTTGGAACATTTTATAGAGTCCACCTGAACACACTAGCTCATTGACGCCCTGGCTGGGCAGTACTCACTGGGGAGGCACTTTGTCAGGGGTTGGAATCTTGGTGAAGGAGCAAATTAATGTGCTGAGTGCAGGCACTGGCTTTCATTTAGGGCGTAAAAAATAAGTTCAACCAACATGGCGGGGTGACTCGGACTCTGTGATAGGTGCTTCTCTCAAAACAATTACTTCTGCAACATACAGCTAAATCATCATTGTTAATCACCTTCCAAGGGAAGAGAGACACGGCATGTGCATATCGTTTTGGCATGCTGGAAAAATTCCTTtgcttaaaagaaaaatcaaaaatgaaaaccaacAACTACCTGTGCGTCAAAGCCAAAAGGCATTTCACTAAAAGGAACCCTTATGTCTTTGACAAAACAAACCAAATGCTCCAGGTAAACCCACTGGTTACCACAGAAATTAATACAATAATACCCGAAGCACAGGAATTCAATAAAAGAACGATTAATCAATAATCATTTTCTACCTCATTTTCAAACTGACTTAACTGCTGAagaatcttaattttaaaaatgccacAACTCTATCCCCCAAACCCCAAATTCCAGAACACTGGTCCCCTTTCAGCCTTTAGCAACGCATTTAGAAACTAtcacatcatcttcattttaaccCTTCCCAATCAGTGTGCTCAGCACTTCCACAGTGGAAGAAAATTCAAGATCaatgaggaagtagaagcacACTGTGCGCTCTCTTTAGGGTTTCAGTTAATACTCCCAAGTATCAATACTTCAAATGATCTGTCATCTCACTGAAGTGAGTACCGCCATCAATGGTGAAGATTATGCCAAACATAAAAATGCTCACTACATGCCAGGTACATGCCTCAAAGAGCCTCTATTCTACTGGCCACATAGACTGTACATTGAGTAAATACAAAACAGACTATATATAGAAATTAAATTTCAGGAGGGCGAGAACACTTACACTTAGGAGGCTCACAAAAAGTCTCATTTAGGAGGCAGAAGCCAGGGGTCATACAACCAGAAAGCCTCTTAGGTGCTTTCTGCAAACTCATTCAATCATTTCTCCTCTAACCCCCTGCTCACATACACCAGATGGGTAATTACAGTCAAATCCTCATCCCACAGAAAAATCTCCAACCGAGGCCCACCCAAAGTAAAACTGGAAGAAAACAATGACATCAACGGCAAATGGAAAGAGCAATAAAAAACTGTAACTGAAAGGGAGAATGATCATGACCAAACCCGTCCCCCAATAAGAGAGCAAGACTGTCCGTCACTCTTTTCGTTGCTGAGTTGCGGGGGTTGAGTTTATGGTTATCCAATTCCGTGCAACACAATGTGGgatttggttagttttgctgaactgcttccctcccttttttattgttaatcaatcaacaaccatttattatgtTTCTCTTCTATACcaggccctggagatacaaatacagtaaatgaaacaatccttactcacAAGGGGCTTCCATAAAAGGGACGGCCCCTCAGAGTAGAGGCCAAATACACTGGGCAATAAAggtaatgcaaaaaataaaagacgtacacattttttaaaaaggaagctagagaatgtaagaggcagatgtgaggagggagtgcattctagacaCTGCATCCCTTGTACAAAGGCAAGGGTGTGAAGAGGCCAAATTGACTGAAACAGACTTATGTATGGGGGGAGAAGTGGCCagaaaagaacagtgaaaaaggagggaggagccAGGCTAAGgattgggagccactgaaatttttgGAGCAGGGTTGTGGCActgtcagatctgtgctttagaagtATCAATTTGGCAATGGTATGTACAGCtgattgaagaggaaataaacCAATTAAGATGCGATAGCTCAGGAGAGAAGTGAACTAGACTGAGCAAGGCTGTGGAGGTAGAGACTTGCAATAGACTGGGGGAAGAGTCAAAAGCAATTCTAGGCTTTCAGCCCTGCCGGACGAGAAGGGGAGCAGAACTCTCCATGGAAATGGGGCAATTgggagggcagggcaggaagGAGGGTCCAGAAAGATGAGCTTTGGTTTGGACAGGCTCAGTTGGAGATGCCTGACACATCTAGGCAGAAGAACTCTTGAGCAGTCAGTGGGTCTTAAGCAACTCTCATTATATGTGTCCTCACAAATTCTATCTAGGTCCACATAATTCAGCTAGATCCACATGAGAACATCTGACATTTAAACAAAATCACTTCTTATAAAATTTCTACTTAATCATGTAGTTTCCATTTCATAGAAGGACACAGATGCAAAGTGACCTATCAAAGGTGACACACCTAGTAATCAGCAGATTCAGGATTTAAACACATGGTCTttcaattccaaatccagggaTTTCTCCATGTATAATATATGACTCCTGAACACTATCTAAATGATTTAAGAATTTGGGAAGCTGATAATTTTTTTAACCCAGGCAAGTTTAAACAGTTCCAACTACTTTGTATGTGTAAGTACTACCTAAATACCCATCTTCTTAACTAAATGTTCTACTTACTGATATAGAATAAAAATGTATCTTACACCTAATAGTTCTTATCAAACTACATTCTCACCTGGTGCCTCAAACTCTTCATACCTCTGGAGAAGATTTTCATCTCCTAAAAGAAATAATCGACAGACTGAAATGCTAGCAGATTACAATGATGCAGAAAGTCACTTACCCATCTACTAAATGTTACATTCTGCATCTCCCAAggagctcattttttttaaatttctccctGATTTTATTCCACACATGAGAAAAGTAATtccaaagggggagaaaaaaatcagcacctcTGAACATCCCTGcccagaaaaacaattaaaactgCATGTTCAAAATTAGGTAGCTATTTCTGCATACTTTCAAAGCCGAAAATAATTtgaacttgattaaaaaaattaaggtgtACCTGGGCCATCTTGACAATTAAGACAAAAAAGATACGTTGGAAGTAAGTGGATTTGTATTCAGAAGACTGAGGTTTGCATCATGGTTCTGGGCATCTGCTGTAtggccttgagtaagtcactaCTCAGTTATCTCCTGTATAAAATGCGAGCACTGGACTGATTGGCCTCAAGGCCAACCATTTCATTTCTAAAGCTATAATTCTATATTTGCTGTATAAATCTATTGCTCATCACTTATTTCCCCCAAAAAACTGTTTCATATCCTAGTGTTCCTAAAACCCAACagctttatttcctatttaaataGCAAAAGTAACTAACTTTTCACAacggaaaaattattttttttccaagagtATTTACTGtttgggaaaaataaatcaatacaatgtttgtattttatggCCCTCACCTATAtatagtagatttttaaaaaaagatacaataCAGTTAGTGAGGATCATTTGAAAAGAGGCAGGCTGttgggaaggaaaaataaagatcaATTTATCCACTTGATGTCTTTGATGTGAAAAGACCAAGCATCTCTAGACATTACCTACAGAGTAAAAAGCTGGCTTTTCCCAAACTGCCATACAACATATGGGCTATTTCTAGAGGAAAAGCAGGAACGGAGGAGGGCCGGCCTTGGACTCCAGCCAAAGGAGTAGGATTGCAGTAAGTTGGAAGGTACTATGAAATTACTAATTTGGTCTAAGAATGGGAAATATGCTGAACCACTTCAGGAAAGTGATGCAATTTGTGACAGCACTAGTACAGTATATTAATGCACATTTTTGACTTCAGCATAAAAAAGAAGGGTTATCCTACCATATGCTGCAGCCCAGGCCACAGGAACAAATGTTTTATTCACACCAGAGTCTTCCAGCTGGGCCTCAGGAAGAGCAGGGGCTTCCTCATCCCCTATAATGACTTCCATGTAAACTTCATCAGCTATTTCAGCATAATCTGAACAGGACAAAGTCTAAATTATAAGCTGAAATGTTTGTGAAATGGGTGCAACTTTCCTTCTAAACAATTTAAACAGTTTACCATTCTAAGGTCTTTTTTAAATGATGGCTTAAGATGGTATATTTTTAAGTGTTATCTGGACACTTCAGGAGGAGGTGCATTGACTTTTTCAGCCCAAGTCACCTTACTCTCTTGGTAAAATCTGATCCTAGGAAAAAAGACTCTTTGTGACTGTGTAAGCTTAGACTTGCAATAGAAGTGGTAGTCATTCAACTATTCAGGCTAGGTACCACAAGCTCCTTTTGAAATTGTGATTCAACACTCTAAACTTACTTTCCCGTAGAAATAGCCAGtcactcattaagcacctattaagtgcctgctgtgtaccagggCTGCAGGCATGTCACTAAacactggagagacaaagaaaagccaGAGAGagtcctgttctcaaggaactcacgaCAATAACTATGTTTACCCACAAAAACGCAAAAATCAGAAAAACCCAACTAGTCATGGCAAAGTCTAATATGGATGTAATAAtactgaatgtttattgaattgaatgaaaacaTAAAAAACTGAATGAGCTAGTTCCTCTTGAATGCTGGTGCTTGAGGACATGATTCCAACCTGACCAAGTCTTTCTTCTGGCAGCCCAAGAAACTGGTTTGCATTTGTCTCGACCCCTGCTGCCCTCCCTGCTTGGGGCTCTGCTCCTGTTTCCTATCCCCACAATCCCCATCTCACAGACCCTCCTCAAACCAGCAAGGGGAAGAATCTCCCGGTTCACACCTACAGCACTAACAGCTTAGCTCACCATGCCCTCCAAGCCAACCTCACCCTgaatgaggaacagaaagaaccAGTCCAACTTGCCTCACTCAACAGATTTATCGATTTGGGGACAGAATTAACAGTTAGTTGAGAAAATCTCCCCTCTCACTCCTATTCCCCgaagagagaaggaagttgaGGGACCATGGCAGAAGACATGATTTTTCCAGTAAGGTGATCAAACAGCTTGGTACCCCCTAgcaccctctccttttttttttaccgtgggatggggggggaggcCTCAAGCAAAAAGagcatacatacatttattttgcttaattatgcatACTGTTAATGGCATTGTTTTGACTCCTCTCCCCAGGtgtcatgggggggggggaagggtcaagaggggatgggaaggaaagggaattgaggtttatttttttaaatgcagacaagaaaacagaagcaagagaagaaagaagcacAGATGAACAAGCCAGCTTTGAAGAGCTACAATTTGAAACAGAAATGCAAGTAGTACATAATAAGGACTTGCAGTTTCATGAACAATTCTTTCTGCTCTATgtaaatgcccattttatttggtgcttaaattcagaataaaaaaaaaaatcctgttgtttttttttttaaagggttatCCACATAGCAAGGTAAGGGGTAAGAGCCAGCCCATTTTGATGATCATTAACCCCGGTTGGGGCACAGGGGGAGGAAGCACAGTGATCTGGAGAACGTCTGCCTCCTTAACCCAAAATTCTCTGGGGGAAGGgaatgaccatttattaagtatctgctatgtgccaaggaTCATGTTAAGTACCGAGTGCCAGTTACCGGGGCCCACTTCAATGGCAAACAGGGTAAAGctaaagaaatgagaagatactCTTGCTTCTCCAAGTGGTTATAGGAAGGGTACTGCACTTA
Proteins encoded in this window:
- the ZNF711 gene encoding zinc finger protein 711 isoform X3 → MSGMAGTARIDGDRIFVSVPEALLVSDVVADDGINLDHGVASEVVQGPDIVTENDFVTEGVFVPESVLEADIAIEEILDISDHILTSDLITETVRLPDQIFVADLVTGPEGHLEHVVQDSVSNADSPTIVSEEVLVTSSDTEAVIQAASTLPGSTVAIKAEDDEDGKSTSEDFLMISLDEDAEKLDQIANPPVKINTEASNDDVTKEDGFGSEVIKVYIFKAEAEGDVEIGGTEVVTESDFHNGYSVPGVLEQQGGVGLMQQEEMVYMAVKDASHEGEDLNYAEIADEVYMEVIIGDEEAPALPEAQLEDSGVNKTFVPVAWAAAYGDENLLQRYEEFEAPGNNLETRLENKDVTPSQHLQICDSVNSNKALKQKSKKRKRGESRLWPTAIIIGPDGQPLTVYPCYICGKKFKSRGFLKRHMKNHPDHVIKKKYQCTDCDFTTSKKTSFHNHLESHKLMNKVDNKTLELTEYTKRYKEASPLSSNKLILRDKESKIYKCKYCDYETVQQGLLNRHLLAVHSKHFPHICVDCGKGFRHPSELKKHMRTHTGEKPYHCHHCIFRCADQSNLKTHMRARHGTVLPYKCEHCPQAFSEKAELQQHLELFQGHKTHQCPHCDHKSTNSSDLKRHIISVHTKDFPHKCEVCEKGFHRPSELKKHGESHKGQKVHQCRHCEFKTPDPFVLSGHILSVHTRDLSLKCKKCKKGFRQQAELKKHMKTHSGRKIYQCQYCNYSTTDASGFKRHVISIHTKDYPHRCDYCRKGFRRPSEKNQHIMRHHKETII
- the ZNF711 gene encoding zinc finger protein 711 isoform X4, producing the protein MDPGGGSFGLPTQESKVPHTMIMQDLVSGMAGTARIDGDRIFVSVPEALLVSDVVADDGINLDHGVASEVVQGPDIVTENDFVTEGVFVPESVLEADIAIEEILDISDHILTSDLITETVRLPDQIFVADLVTGPEGHLEHVVQDSVSNADSPTIVSEEVLVTSSDTEAVIQAASTLPGSTVAIKAEDDEDGKSTSEDFLMISLDEDAEKLDQIANPPVKINTEASNDDVTKEDGFGSEVIKVYIFKAEAEGDVEIGGTEVVTESDFHNGYSVPGVLEQQGGVGLMQQEEMVYMAVKDASHEGEDLSNNLETRLENKDVTPSQHLQICDSVNSNKALKQKSKKRKRGESRLWPTAIIIGPDGQPLTVYPCYICGKKFKSRGFLKRHMKNHPDHVIKKKYQCTDCDFTTSKKTSFHNHLESHKLMNKVDNKTLELTEYTKRYKEASPLSSNKLILRDKESKIYKCKYCDYETVQQGLLNRHLLAVHSKHFPHICVDCGKGFRHPSELKKHMRTHTGEKPYHCHHCIFRCADQSNLKTHMRARHGTVLPYKCEHCPQAFSEKAELQQHLELFQGHKTHQCPHCDHKSTNSSDLKRHIISVHTKDFPHKCEVCEKGFHRPSELKKHGESHKGQKVHQCRHCEFKTPDPFVLSGHILSVHTRDLSLKCKKCKKGFRQQAELKKHMKTHSGRKIYQCQYCNYSTTDASGFKRHVISIHTKDYPHRCDYCRKGFRRPSEKNQHIMRHHKETII
- the ZNF711 gene encoding zinc finger protein 711 isoform X1, coding for MQGLSVSRPRPPPSGTPRAAGPQNNPRQIFANELGPSMDPGGGSFGLPTQESKVPHTMIMQDLVSGMAGTARIDGDRIFVSVPEALLVSDVVADDGINLDHGVASEVVQGPDIVTENDFVTEGVFVPESVLEADIAIEEILDISDHILTSDLITETVRLPDQIFVADLVTGPEGHLEHVVQDSVSNADSPTIVSEEVLVTSSDTEAVIQAASTLPGSTVAIKAEDDEDGKSTSEDFLMISLDEDAEKLDQIANPPVKINTEASNDDVTKEDGFGSEVIKVYIFKAEAEGDVEIGGTEVVTESDFHNGYSVPGVLEQQGGVGLMQQEEMVYMAVKDASHEGEDLNYAEIADEVYMEVIIGDEEAPALPEAQLEDSGVNKTFVPVAWAAAYGDENLLQRYEEFEAPGNNLETRLENKDVTPSQHLQICDSVNSNKALKQKSKKRKRGESRLWPTAIIIGPDGQPLTVYPCYICGKKFKSRGFLKRHMKNHPDHVIKKKYQCTDCDFTTSKKTSFHNHLESHKLMNKVDNKTLELTEYTKRYKEASPLSSNKLILRDKESKIYKCKYCDYETVQQGLLNRHLLAVHSKHFPHICVDCGKGFRHPSELKKHMRTHTGEKPYHCHHCIFRCADQSNLKTHMRARHGTVLPYKCEHCPQAFSEKAELQQHLELFQGHKTHQCPHCDHKSTNSSDLKRHIISVHTKDFPHKCEVCEKGFHRPSELKKHGESHKGQKVHQCRHCEFKTPDPFVLSGHILSVHTRDLSLKCKKCKKGFRQQAELKKHMKTHSGRKIYQCQYCNYSTTDASGFKRHVISIHTKDYPHRCDYCRKGFRRPSEKNQHIMRHHKETII
- the ZNF711 gene encoding zinc finger protein 711 isoform X2, with amino-acid sequence MDPGGGSFGLPTQESKVPHTMIMQDLVSGMAGTARIDGDRIFVSVPEALLVSDVVADDGINLDHGVASEVVQGPDIVTENDFVTEGVFVPESVLEADIAIEEILDISDHILTSDLITETVRLPDQIFVADLVTGPEGHLEHVVQDSVSNADSPTIVSEEVLVTSSDTEAVIQAASTLPGSTVAIKAEDDEDGKSTSEDFLMISLDEDAEKLDQIANPPVKINTEASNDDVTKEDGFGSEVIKVYIFKAEAEGDVEIGGTEVVTESDFHNGYSVPGVLEQQGGVGLMQQEEMVYMAVKDASHEGEDLNYAEIADEVYMEVIIGDEEAPALPEAQLEDSGVNKTFVPVAWAAAYGDENLLQRYEEFEAPGNNLETRLENKDVTPSQHLQICDSVNSNKALKQKSKKRKRGESRLWPTAIIIGPDGQPLTVYPCYICGKKFKSRGFLKRHMKNHPDHVIKKKYQCTDCDFTTSKKTSFHNHLESHKLMNKVDNKTLELTEYTKRYKEASPLSSNKLILRDKESKIYKCKYCDYETVQQGLLNRHLLAVHSKHFPHICVDCGKGFRHPSELKKHMRTHTGEKPYHCHHCIFRCADQSNLKTHMRARHGTVLPYKCEHCPQAFSEKAELQQHLELFQGHKTHQCPHCDHKSTNSSDLKRHIISVHTKDFPHKCEVCEKGFHRPSELKKHGESHKGQKVHQCRHCEFKTPDPFVLSGHILSVHTRDLSLKCKKCKKGFRQQAELKKHMKTHSGRKIYQCQYCNYSTTDASGFKRHVISIHTKDYPHRCDYCRKGFRRPSEKNQHIMRHHKETII